In Kitasatospora gansuensis, a genomic segment contains:
- a CDS encoding GNAT family N-acetyltransferase yields the protein MGMSVNISVANEEDAEQILKLQYLGYQSEAELYGDWAIEPLTQTLENLRTELTERHVLVARLGEEIVGTVRGSVDQDGTAHVHRLVVHPRMQRHGLGGRLLDAVERQLSAEAPVSSFELFTGHRSLGNLRLYARHGYRQTEVREISRSLSIVTLTKRVAVAAAA from the coding sequence ATGGGCATGAGCGTGAACATCTCGGTGGCGAACGAAGAGGACGCGGAGCAGATCCTCAAGCTCCAGTACCTCGGCTACCAGTCCGAGGCCGAACTGTACGGCGACTGGGCGATCGAGCCCCTGACCCAGACCCTGGAGAACCTGCGCACCGAGCTGACCGAGCGCCACGTCCTGGTGGCCCGGCTCGGCGAGGAGATCGTCGGCACCGTCCGCGGTTCGGTGGACCAGGACGGCACCGCGCACGTCCACCGCCTGGTGGTGCACCCCCGGATGCAGCGGCACGGCCTCGGCGGCCGGCTGCTGGACGCGGTGGAGCGGCAGCTGAGCGCGGAGGCCCCGGTCAGCTCCTTCGAGCTGTTCACCGGCCACCGCAGCCTGGGCAACCTGCGGCTGTACGCCCGGCACGGCTACCGGCAGACCGAGGTCCGCGAGATCAGCCGGAGCCTGAGCATCGTCACCCTGACGAAGCGGGTGGCGGTCGCGGCCGCGGCCTAG